The following proteins are encoded in a genomic region of uncultured Umboniibacter sp.:
- a CDS encoding glutathione S-transferase family protein: MRLVIGNKNYSSWSLRPWLLLHANGIRFTEVSESLTQHQIKDRLGKYSETCRVPVLIDGELSVHDSLAICEYVNEAHLNGKGWPTDLAQRAQARAIVAEMHSGFNALRAEMPMNCRLSKPLIISDSAKADMARIESIFNQFAKPNGDGQLRLFGEFGIADCFFMPIASRLNSYGFTLAGTAGEYVASMLNHPSYQAWLVDALTETEVVPEDEV, translated from the coding sequence ATGCGGCTAGTCATCGGTAACAAAAATTATTCGTCTTGGTCACTGCGCCCATGGCTGCTACTTCACGCCAACGGCATCAGGTTTACCGAGGTATCCGAGTCACTTACCCAGCATCAGATTAAAGACCGCCTAGGCAAATACAGTGAAACCTGCCGTGTGCCGGTGTTGATTGACGGGGAGCTAAGCGTGCACGACTCACTGGCCATCTGCGAGTATGTCAACGAGGCCCATTTGAACGGTAAGGGCTGGCCTACTGATCTAGCGCAACGGGCACAGGCTCGCGCCATTGTGGCCGAGATGCACTCGGGCTTTAACGCACTTAGGGCCGAGATGCCCATGAACTGCCGCCTAAGCAAACCGCTAATCATCAGCGATAGCGCCAAAGCCGACATGGCCCGTATCGAGTCGATTTTTAACCAGTTTGCCAAGCCCAATGGTGACGGTCAGCTACGCCTATTTGGCGAGTTTGGCATTGCCGATTGCTTCTTTATGCCCATCGCTTCACGATTAAATAGCTATGGCTTTACCCTAGCTGGCACTGCGGGTGAGTATGTGGCAAGTATGCTTAACCACCCCTCTTACCAAGCCTGGTTGGTTGATGCATTGACCGAGACCGAAGTTGTGCCAGAGGATGAGGTTTGA
- a CDS encoding sugar MFS transporter gives MTSEINHSSKAAQASNFGPIAIIGALFFIFGFITWANGALVPYLQMVCQLSETEALLVASAFYFAYTAMALPSAMILEKFGYKDGMAIGLFTLVIGFLMYIPAAQAQDFVLFLLAQFVIGTGLTLLQTGANPYVVKVGPAESAAVRIMFMGLLNKGAGFIAPLAFTAIVLSGFDGISAQSLSAMPEAQKAETITALADGLINPYIGLAITFLVLAALLKMSPLPELSPEDDEVDAVGDASGSENKTSIMQFPSLILGAITIFVYVGAEVIAGDTIGLFASNLGVANATSLTSYTMAFMLIGYALGIALIPRVINQEMALKASAISGIIFSFAVILSNPESTAVSSLLWGWMGVPLLPDTISFIALLGFANALVWPAVWPLALEGLGKFTAKGSALLIMGISGGALLPLIYGLLAESIDGQTAYAVMLPLYAYIAYYAFKGHKKREW, from the coding sequence ATGACTTCAGAAATTAACCATTCATCGAAGGCTGCTCAGGCGAGTAACTTCGGTCCAATTGCCATTATCGGTGCGCTGTTCTTTATTTTCGGTTTCATTACCTGGGCGAACGGTGCACTCGTGCCGTATCTGCAGATGGTGTGCCAGCTATCCGAAACCGAAGCGCTTCTCGTGGCCTCGGCTTTCTATTTTGCGTACACCGCTATGGCATTGCCATCGGCGATGATTCTGGAAAAATTCGGCTACAAAGATGGCATGGCGATCGGCCTATTCACGCTAGTCATTGGTTTCTTGATGTACATCCCCGCGGCACAGGCGCAGGATTTTGTCCTCTTCCTGTTGGCTCAGTTCGTAATAGGTACTGGCTTAACGTTACTACAAACCGGTGCGAATCCATACGTTGTTAAGGTTGGCCCAGCGGAAAGCGCAGCGGTTCGTATCATGTTCATGGGGCTTCTGAACAAAGGGGCAGGCTTTATTGCTCCGTTGGCGTTCACCGCGATTGTACTGAGTGGTTTTGATGGCATCTCAGCCCAGTCATTGTCGGCAATGCCTGAAGCGCAGAAGGCGGAAACGATTACTGCCTTGGCAGATGGCTTAATCAACCCTTACATCGGCTTAGCCATCACGTTCCTAGTCTTGGCAGCGCTCCTTAAGATGTCGCCACTTCCTGAGTTATCTCCAGAAGACGACGAAGTGGATGCAGTAGGCGATGCCTCAGGCTCTGAAAACAAAACGTCTATCATGCAATTCCCAAGCCTAATCTTGGGTGCTATCACGATTTTCGTCTATGTGGGTGCAGAAGTTATTGCCGGTGATACCATTGGCTTGTTTGCGTCGAACCTTGGTGTGGCTAACGCAACGTCGTTGACCTCTTACACAATGGCGTTCATGTTAATTGGTTACGCGCTAGGTATTGCGCTAATTCCAAGAGTCATTAATCAGGAAATGGCGCTAAAGGCTTCCGCCATCTCAGGAATCATCTTTTCCTTTGCGGTTATCTTAAGCAACCCAGAAAGCACCGCTGTTTCTAGCCTGCTTTGGGGCTGGATGGGTGTGCCACTGCTTCCGGACACAATTAGTTTTATTGCCTTGCTCGGTTTCGCTAACGCCCTAGTTTGGCCTGCGGTATGGCCACTAGCGCTTGAAGGTCTTGGTAAGTTCACTGCCAAAGGTTCAGCGCTGTTAATTATGGGTATCTCAGGTGGTGCGTTACTACCGCTTATTTATGGTCTGCTAGCAGAGTCCATCGATGGTCAAACTGCCTATGCAGTAATGCTTCCGCTATATGCTTACATTGCCTACTACGCGTTCAAAGGCCATAAGAAGCGTGAGTGGTAA
- the nagA gene encoding N-acetylglucosamine-6-phosphate deacetylase, giving the protein MSQQFHFKALFNGNEWLHNATVEVVDGVISAINDGGDGTEYLSGKVVPGFIDTQVNGGGGALFNFAPTREGLQTMMAAHAQFGTVAMLPTLITDDVGVIAAAADAIASAVADQEPGILGVHFEGPHLSVPKKGTHEESKIRPISEAEWSVYERADLGIKMVTLAPECVELDDIRRLVSAGVIVCLGHTNASFEQTNAALAAGATGFTHLFNAMSAFTSRAEGVVGAALLADHAWCGIIVDRHHVSAGALKVALRSKPKGKLVLVTDAMSLIGTNDSEFEFFGRKVIRQGDRLNSTTGELAGSHLDMLSAVNNTMEDLGVSFEEAVAMAAEYPAEFINASSLGQLKVGSAASWVQLNEDNTKVLTTVIDGQIIYQQQ; this is encoded by the coding sequence ATGAGCCAACAATTCCACTTCAAAGCACTCTTTAACGGCAACGAGTGGCTACACAACGCCACCGTTGAAGTTGTAGATGGTGTTATTTCAGCCATCAACGACGGCGGTGACGGCACTGAGTATTTGAGTGGAAAAGTGGTGCCTGGGTTTATTGATACGCAGGTCAATGGTGGCGGAGGGGCGCTATTCAATTTCGCACCAACGCGTGAAGGCCTACAGACTATGATGGCGGCGCATGCTCAGTTCGGTACGGTCGCCATGCTGCCTACCTTGATTACCGATGATGTTGGCGTTATTGCAGCAGCCGCTGACGCAATCGCTTCAGCTGTAGCCGATCAAGAGCCTGGAATTTTAGGTGTTCACTTCGAGGGTCCGCATCTATCAGTGCCGAAGAAGGGTACGCACGAAGAAAGTAAGATACGACCTATTAGCGAAGCCGAGTGGTCCGTTTACGAGCGAGCTGATCTTGGCATCAAGATGGTTACCCTCGCGCCAGAGTGTGTCGAGCTCGACGACATCAGGCGCCTAGTGTCTGCCGGCGTTATTGTTTGCCTTGGGCATACCAACGCGAGCTTCGAGCAAACCAACGCCGCGCTAGCAGCCGGCGCTACAGGCTTCACTCATCTCTTCAACGCGATGAGCGCCTTTACCTCGCGCGCAGAGGGCGTAGTTGGGGCAGCACTTTTAGCCGATCATGCTTGGTGTGGCATTATCGTTGATCGCCATCATGTTAGTGCAGGAGCCTTAAAAGTTGCGTTGCGTAGCAAGCCGAAGGGGAAGTTGGTTTTGGTGACTGACGCCATGTCACTGATTGGTACCAACGACAGTGAGTTCGAATTTTTTGGCAGAAAAGTCATTCGTCAGGGTGATAGGCTGAATTCGACTACCGGTGAACTTGCCGGCTCACACTTAGACATGCTTAGCGCCGTCAACAATACCATGGAAGATTTAGGCGTAAGCTTTGAAGAAGCGGTGGCCATGGCTGCCGAGTATCCTGCCGAATTTATAAATGCATCGTCACTTGGCCAGCTTAAAGTGGGTTCAGCGGCATCGTGGGTGCAGTTAAATGAAGATAATACCAAGGTTTTAACAACGGTCATCGACGGCCAAATTATTTACCAACAACAATAA
- the nagB-II gene encoding glucosamine-6-phosphate deaminase NagB-II has protein sequence MTNTLMEREARETPQRIAEQFKANQSTVAELGQRLRNTPPAGVMIVGRGSSDHAGVYGKYLIEIEVGVPVYAAAPSVASVYGRKLKLENFLVIVISQSGRSPDILAQAEMAKKAGAHVVALVNDETSPIKDIVDTFIPLHAGAETSVAATKSYLCTLAALAHITAEWADSNELREGLTHLPAALDATLAEKPQLNVEQFKGERNLVVLGRGLGFAVSKEVALKLKEVCSIHAESFSSAEFLHGPVTLVEQKLTILELSVKDESEEAHGEQVAEVASRGANVLHLQQCAADIHPRFAPLSLLQRFYVDIAHVAVGLGFSPDEPKGLKKVTQTL, from the coding sequence ATGACCAATACACTTATGGAACGCGAAGCCCGCGAAACCCCGCAACGTATCGCCGAGCAGTTTAAAGCGAACCAGTCTACAGTGGCTGAGTTAGGTCAGCGTCTCCGAAATACGCCTCCAGCAGGAGTTATGATTGTAGGACGTGGCTCTTCCGATCACGCTGGCGTTTACGGTAAGTATCTTATTGAGATTGAAGTAGGTGTGCCGGTTTATGCTGCTGCACCCTCAGTGGCAAGTGTCTATGGCCGCAAGTTAAAGCTCGAAAACTTTCTCGTTATTGTGATCTCTCAGTCGGGACGCTCTCCTGATATCCTAGCGCAGGCGGAAATGGCGAAGAAAGCCGGTGCGCATGTAGTGGCATTAGTAAACGATGAAACTTCACCGATTAAAGACATCGTTGATACCTTTATTCCTCTCCACGCTGGCGCAGAAACGTCGGTTGCGGCAACCAAGAGTTATTTATGTACGCTTGCGGCCCTAGCTCACATCACCGCCGAATGGGCTGACAGCAATGAACTTCGCGAAGGTCTAACTCACTTGCCAGCTGCGCTTGACGCGACGCTAGCGGAGAAGCCTCAGCTGAATGTTGAGCAGTTCAAAGGTGAACGCAATCTTGTAGTGCTAGGTCGTGGTCTTGGTTTTGCCGTTTCAAAAGAAGTTGCCTTGAAGTTGAAGGAAGTGTGTTCCATCCACGCTGAGTCATTTAGTTCAGCCGAATTCCTCCATGGTCCTGTGACGCTAGTAGAGCAGAAGCTCACTATTCTCGAGTTGTCCGTTAAGGATGAGTCAGAAGAAGCTCATGGCGAGCAAGTCGCGGAGGTTGCTTCACGCGGGGCGAACGTTCTGCACCTTCAGCAGTGTGCTGCGGATATTCACCCACGTTTTGCGCCACTAAGCCTGTTGCAGCGTTTCTATGTGGACATTGCGCACGTTGCGGTAGGCCTTGGCTTTTCGCCAGATGAGCCGAAGGGTTTGAAGAAGGTTACACAAACACTATGA
- a CDS encoding cupin-like domain-containing protein: MKEVTNDDSAAALALAIEEQEPLVIRGFANEFSLVKAAKSGTDELLELLQKKASVARVNTLEAPSRYQGRVGYRAGSFRLNFDRREIAFDKFLARLAQSQTIENPPLYSIQSAYVSDYLGDLSEDVELAVWPTVEPRIWIGNRTTVAPHVDDSDNIAVVAAGHRRFTLFPPAQLHNLYVGPVDHTPSGASISLVDINSPNYDEFPRYREAESTKLVAELAPGDAIFIPMLWWHQVEALADINVLLNYWNGGSIGGDDVVNPIQAMLLTRLAMRGRTAKQRQAWQSFFDYYAFSEDDVALAHLPEEVHGVLSKHDTTAATSVAANIAQRVVTKNTK; this comes from the coding sequence ATGAAAGAAGTAACGAATGACGACTCAGCTGCGGCATTAGCCCTAGCAATCGAGGAGCAGGAGCCCCTCGTCATTCGGGGCTTCGCCAATGAATTTTCCTTGGTGAAGGCCGCTAAGTCAGGCACTGACGAACTCCTAGAATTACTCCAAAAAAAGGCTTCTGTAGCCCGTGTTAATACACTGGAAGCGCCCTCGCGCTACCAGGGACGAGTAGGTTATCGAGCGGGAAGCTTTCGACTTAACTTTGACCGCCGCGAAATCGCCTTTGACAAATTTCTCGCCCGCTTGGCCCAGTCTCAAACAATTGAGAACCCTCCGCTTTATTCAATTCAATCGGCCTATGTGTCGGATTATCTTGGTGATCTGAGTGAGGATGTTGAATTGGCTGTGTGGCCGACCGTCGAACCTCGCATTTGGATTGGCAATCGCACTACCGTCGCACCACACGTCGATGACAGTGATAATATCGCTGTGGTGGCGGCGGGTCATCGTAGGTTTACGCTTTTCCCTCCCGCGCAGCTCCATAATCTTTATGTCGGGCCAGTGGATCATACGCCAAGTGGAGCATCCATCTCTTTGGTTGATATTAATTCGCCAAACTACGATGAGTTTCCGCGCTATCGCGAGGCCGAATCGACTAAGCTTGTGGCTGAATTGGCGCCGGGTGATGCGATCTTTATCCCAATGCTTTGGTGGCATCAGGTAGAGGCGTTAGCTGATATTAATGTACTGTTGAACTACTGGAACGGTGGCTCTATTGGCGGTGATGATGTGGTTAATCCTATTCAAGCAATGCTGTTAACGCGACTCGCGATGCGTGGGCGAACCGCAAAACAACGCCAAGCCTGGCAGTCGTTCTTTGATTATTATGCCTTCTCTGAAGATGATGTAGCCCTTGCCCACCTTCCCGAAGAAGTGCACGGGGTCTTGTCGAAGCATGATACTACAGCGGCAACTTCAGTGGCTGCGAACATTGCTCAGCGCGTGGTCACTAAAAATACCAAATGA
- a CDS encoding SapC family protein, whose product MTKEFQPLDKGVHSELKIKPGLSFAHLEGQNVVPLVAQEFGFASANFPVMFVKDPNNGEFRSVGILGVEEGENLVFTPEKVNATYIPMDIQRYPFAVARDDENQRLVLCVDVKSDLLADEGEAIISEDGTLGARAERSQEIMKQYVEQEAVTRELLRVLDEYELIAPAQVRVTIEGESRLLNGLFRVDDKKVQELSDDKVLELHRRNYFPAIFAHLQSLAQLQVLIDLKAAQQK is encoded by the coding sequence ATGACCAAAGAATTTCAGCCCCTAGATAAGGGCGTTCACAGCGAACTAAAAATTAAACCAGGCTTGAGCTTCGCTCACCTCGAAGGCCAGAATGTTGTTCCTCTTGTAGCGCAAGAGTTCGGCTTTGCCAGCGCAAACTTCCCAGTGATGTTTGTGAAGGATCCAAATAACGGCGAATTCCGCTCGGTAGGTATTCTGGGTGTGGAAGAGGGTGAGAACCTTGTCTTTACGCCAGAAAAAGTCAACGCTACCTATATCCCTATGGATATTCAGCGCTACCCATTTGCGGTTGCTCGTGATGACGAAAACCAGCGTTTAGTACTTTGCGTTGACGTCAAGAGTGATCTACTCGCTGACGAGGGTGAGGCAATCATCTCTGAAGACGGTACCCTTGGTGCACGTGCTGAGCGTTCGCAGGAAATCATGAAGCAATACGTAGAGCAAGAAGCAGTCACGCGTGAACTACTTCGTGTACTTGATGAGTACGAACTGATTGCTCCGGCACAGGTTCGCGTTACTATTGAAGGCGAGTCACGTTTGCTTAATGGTTTGTTCCGCGTCGATGACAAGAAAGTACAGGAACTTAGTGATGACAAGGTTCTTGAATTGCACCGTCGTAACTATTTCCCTGCTATTTTCGCACACCTTCAGTCATTAGCTCAGCTTCAAGTGCTAATTGATCTTAAGGCTGCGCAGCAGAAGTAA
- a CDS encoding TonB-dependent receptor has translation MSKRTLMARSIQAALLVTTGAMAAGSVAQEEAVVEEVVVTGIRASMQDAMNTKRNSDTVIEAITAEDVGKFPDKNVAESLSRLPGVSVSRDFGEGEKITIRGAGPDFNRTLLNGQTVATADWFILDNPARSFNYTLLPSSLVSGLEVHKASLASVDEGSLGGTVIVNTRRPLDLDAATVNFGASASYGENSEEVDPSVNGLFSWKNDSETFGALISATRQENTVNRAGFEVLGWADTNENGIMTPTVMGSPLFVQERELTTLFASVQFAPTENMVFTLDVLDSQLDSDNMNANWLAWTGRDEDELEQTGTIKSNSTVAGSIMGGGDAVVNYINRVSSTETSSITLNFEYDTDAYSVDAAVGSTEASGGTYRETSWEYGYVGGDYSYDLGSPSMSMTPSPTDAADFGAGWIWGGEKPTTDEEQYAQVDFEVPLDMGMVTGVKFGAKMRQAERTQDRKVYSWHGPETYDAAANGDIGWNVYLQYIFNECPDLSSCGLDALGNINTGAPVGGNITDQLAQNRDVMEEIAFGGLNGVAADYAISRELANQWSVEEDTTALYVQADFETDNFRGNVGVRYVTTDQTSGAWSFSGDSWGFLTLDRDWLTPSQLDWVETDNSYSEFLPSLNIAYDLNEDMIIRGAASRVMARQNWSNLSSFESYGALNSPNPTGQAGNPNLKPFFANKLDVSYEWYYADASMFAATFFYNDQDSYQVGSTYVKPIYDQQTGQDVDVTFTRPENGPGGTATGLEFSLQHDFGGFGVQGNYAYTSTSADDASMEDKVPGVSEHTANLMGYYENDDFGARLMYNYRSDFYNGLHWNGNDLSTDAYGQIDASATWYVTDYFQLDVEALNLGNEQIVQYSEYEDRLMSVYENGRRFVISGRFSF, from the coding sequence ATGAGTAAGCGTACGTTAATGGCTCGGTCTATCCAAGCCGCACTTCTTGTAACCACTGGCGCGATGGCTGCTGGTTCGGTAGCTCAGGAAGAAGCAGTAGTAGAAGAAGTAGTAGTAACTGGTATTCGCGCCTCTATGCAGGACGCGATGAACACCAAGCGTAACTCTGACACGGTAATTGAAGCAATTACCGCTGAAGATGTTGGCAAGTTCCCAGATAAGAACGTGGCGGAGTCTCTTTCTCGCCTACCTGGTGTTTCTGTTTCACGTGACTTCGGTGAAGGTGAGAAAATCACCATTCGTGGTGCTGGCCCAGATTTCAACCGTACTCTTCTAAACGGTCAGACTGTTGCAACAGCTGATTGGTTTATTCTAGACAATCCAGCGCGTAGCTTTAACTACACGCTTCTCCCATCATCATTGGTATCAGGTCTAGAAGTACACAAAGCTTCTTTGGCTTCAGTGGATGAAGGTTCACTAGGTGGTACTGTAATCGTCAATACTCGTCGTCCACTAGATCTAGATGCAGCAACCGTTAACTTCGGTGCAAGCGCTAGCTACGGCGAAAACTCAGAGGAAGTTGATCCTTCAGTAAACGGACTTTTCTCTTGGAAGAATGATTCTGAAACCTTCGGTGCATTGATCTCAGCTACTCGTCAAGAGAATACTGTAAATCGTGCGGGTTTCGAAGTGTTGGGTTGGGCTGACACCAATGAGAACGGCATCATGACGCCGACCGTTATGGGCTCTCCTCTATTCGTTCAAGAACGCGAGTTAACGACTTTGTTTGCATCGGTGCAGTTCGCTCCTACCGAAAACATGGTGTTCACGCTTGACGTTTTAGATTCTCAGCTTGATTCAGACAATATGAACGCTAACTGGTTGGCGTGGACTGGTCGTGACGAAGACGAGCTAGAGCAGACTGGTACTATTAAGAGTAACTCTACCGTTGCTGGTTCTATCATGGGCGGCGGTGATGCAGTGGTTAACTACATTAACCGTGTATCTTCTACTGAAACTTCATCTATTACATTGAACTTCGAGTATGACACTGATGCATACAGCGTTGACGCAGCAGTAGGTTCAACTGAAGCAAGCGGCGGTACTTACCGTGAGACTTCTTGGGAGTATGGCTACGTCGGTGGCGATTACAGCTATGACTTAGGCAGCCCAAGCATGAGCATGACTCCTTCACCAACGGATGCTGCTGATTTCGGCGCAGGTTGGATCTGGGGTGGTGAGAAGCCAACGACAGACGAAGAGCAATACGCTCAGGTTGATTTCGAAGTTCCGCTAGACATGGGTATGGTAACAGGCGTTAAGTTTGGCGCGAAAATGCGTCAGGCAGAACGTACTCAAGACCGTAAAGTCTACTCGTGGCACGGTCCGGAAACCTATGATGCCGCTGCAAATGGCGATATCGGTTGGAACGTATACTTACAGTACATCTTCAACGAATGTCCTGATCTTTCGTCTTGTGGCCTAGATGCGCTAGGTAACATCAACACTGGCGCTCCAGTTGGCGGCAATATCACTGATCAGCTAGCTCAAAACCGCGATGTGATGGAAGAGATCGCATTCGGTGGCCTTAACGGTGTAGCAGCAGATTACGCAATCTCACGTGAGCTCGCTAACCAGTGGTCTGTTGAAGAAGATACGACTGCACTATACGTCCAGGCTGATTTCGAAACTGATAATTTCCGCGGTAATGTTGGTGTTCGCTACGTAACGACGGATCAGACTTCTGGCGCTTGGAGCTTCAGCGGTGATTCTTGGGGTTTCCTAACACTTGATCGTGATTGGTTGACACCGTCGCAGCTTGACTGGGTTGAGACTGATAATAGCTACAGCGAGTTCTTGCCGAGCTTGAACATTGCTTATGATCTCAACGAAGATATGATTATTCGTGGTGCTGCGTCACGTGTAATGGCTCGTCAGAACTGGTCTAACCTATCTTCTTTCGAATCATACGGTGCACTTAATTCGCCAAACCCAACGGGCCAGGCGGGTAACCCTAACTTGAAGCCATTCTTCGCTAACAAGTTAGATGTCTCCTACGAGTGGTACTACGCTGATGCATCAATGTTTGCAGCAACGTTCTTCTACAACGACCAGGATTCTTACCAGGTAGGTTCAACTTACGTTAAGCCAATTTATGACCAGCAAACTGGTCAAGATGTTGACGTTACTTTCACTCGTCCTGAGAACGGTCCCGGTGGCACAGCTACAGGTTTAGAATTCAGCCTACAGCACGACTTTGGCGGATTCGGTGTACAGGGTAACTACGCTTACACTTCAACTTCTGCTGACGACGCGTCAATGGAAGATAAAGTTCCTGGCGTATCTGAGCACACTGCAAACTTGATGGGTTACTACGAAAACGACGACTTTGGCGCTCGTTTGATGTATAACTACCGTAGTGACTTCTACAACGGCTTGCATTGGAACGGTAACGACCTAAGCACTGACGCTTATGGCCAGATCGATGCCTCTGCAACCTGGTATGTTACTGATTACTTCCAGCTAGATGTTGAGGCGCTTAACCTTGGCAACGAGCAGATTGTTCAGTACAGTGAGTACGAAGATCGCCTAATGTCAGTCTATGAAAACGGACGACGTTTCGTAATCAGCGGTCGTTTTAGCTTCTAA
- a CDS encoding LacI family DNA-binding transcriptional regulator: protein MNITIRDIAARAGVSFKTVSRVLNNESSVKDATKEKVMAIVEELGYQPNNAARNLAGNHTYSVGYIYNNPNAYYVIEFQEGLLKSCHNAGFELLIHPVKETDEALADVVDKLVKRSRIAGLVLTPPFSEDPATIEMLTTRKIPFVRVISGQAPITNEPNSVYVDDFKAAKEIGDYIVSLGHTDIAILSGDEEHASTQQRVSGFKSALECQHHVKVLNGEYSFESGVANMRALIEEGRVPSAVFALNDEIAAGALFAARLYGLQIPEQLSITGFEDSPFSRQTWPRLTTAHQPNHDIARSAGERLVKLICNSDLSDTPTLSFQPKLVKRDSTSEVAELSLA from the coding sequence TTGAATATTACGATACGCGACATTGCAGCCAGAGCCGGCGTCTCCTTCAAGACCGTTTCGCGGGTGCTGAACAACGAGAGTTCAGTGAAGGACGCCACCAAAGAAAAGGTCATGGCGATAGTCGAAGAGCTCGGATACCAACCCAATAATGCGGCGCGAAACCTCGCAGGCAATCACACCTATTCCGTGGGTTATATCTATAACAACCCTAACGCCTATTACGTCATTGAGTTCCAGGAAGGCTTACTAAAGAGCTGTCATAACGCGGGGTTTGAACTGTTAATCCACCCAGTAAAGGAAACTGATGAAGCGCTAGCAGATGTAGTGGATAAACTGGTAAAACGGTCTCGTATCGCAGGGTTGGTACTAACACCTCCGTTTTCCGAAGACCCCGCTACTATCGAAATGCTCACGACACGAAAGATCCCCTTTGTGCGCGTTATTTCGGGACAAGCACCTATCACCAACGAACCAAACTCAGTCTACGTAGACGATTTTAAAGCTGCAAAGGAAATTGGGGACTATATCGTCAGTCTAGGACATACTGATATTGCTATCCTGAGTGGTGATGAAGAGCACGCATCGACCCAGCAACGTGTTAGTGGCTTCAAATCAGCATTAGAGTGTCAGCACCATGTAAAGGTGTTAAACGGAGAGTATTCCTTTGAATCGGGTGTCGCGAATATGCGCGCGTTAATTGAAGAGGGTCGAGTTCCCTCCGCTGTATTTGCGCTCAATGATGAAATCGCCGCGGGAGCGTTATTTGCTGCAAGGCTCTATGGACTTCAAATACCTGAGCAACTTTCTATCACAGGATTTGAGGATAGCCCATTTTCTCGCCAAACCTGGCCACGCCTTACCACTGCACATCAGCCCAACCACGATATCGCGCGATCGGCCGGAGAGCGCTTAGTTAAGCTTATTTGCAACAGCGACCTAAGCGACACCCCAACACTATCGTTTCAGCCTAAACTGGTTAAGCGAGATTCAACTAGCGAAGTCGCTGAGCTTAGCTTAGCTTAG
- a CDS encoding NfeD family protein → MDIEILWWHWIVLAGALIALELLGAAGFLMGIAVAALGTGLLVALIPIGWELQLLAFAPSAALLSFLYIKRFKSFNEKTDRPQLNNRLAQLIGHEGSVVNVGAASVKIQIGDSLWSVVCDESLEVGDKVVITAFSGDTLQAKKACH, encoded by the coding sequence ATGGATATTGAAATTCTATGGTGGCATTGGATAGTCCTAGCTGGAGCGTTAATCGCACTAGAGCTGCTAGGGGCTGCGGGTTTTCTAATGGGAATAGCAGTGGCTGCCCTAGGCACGGGATTATTAGTCGCCTTAATTCCCATTGGATGGGAGTTGCAGTTATTGGCCTTTGCGCCATCAGCCGCATTGCTCTCATTCCTGTATATAAAACGATTCAAATCCTTCAATGAGAAAACGGATCGTCCGCAGCTTAATAACCGTTTAGCGCAGTTGATCGGTCACGAAGGTAGCGTAGTCAATGTTGGCGCTGCTAGCGTGAAGATTCAGATTGGCGATAGCCTCTGGTCAGTAGTGTGTGATGAGTCACTTGAGGTTGGAGATAAGGTGGTGATTACCGCATTCAGCGGTGATACGTTGCAGGCAAAGAAGGCGTGTCATTGA